A part of Saccharomonospora amisosensis genomic DNA contains:
- a CDS encoding TetR/AcrR family transcriptional regulator: MNVSQVTSFTQRARASLREELLDAATELLPERGYARLRMADVAARVGVSRQTVYNEFGSKAALVQAVALRTLAEFTEGIQQRLNAAPDVLSGVHSATVYTIEHAKENRLVAAALGTDVAEDLLPLLTTRGEPILRAATEVSMAYLRDRLPELRDTEFVAETMTRLTMSYLVLPGHSAEEAADGVRAVIASLIESSTTK; the protein is encoded by the coding sequence ATGAATGTGTCTCAGGTCACGAGCTTCACCCAGCGCGCCAGGGCGTCGCTGCGGGAGGAGCTGCTTGACGCGGCCACCGAACTGCTGCCGGAACGCGGATACGCCCGGCTTCGCATGGCCGACGTCGCCGCGAGAGTCGGGGTGAGCAGACAAACCGTCTACAACGAGTTCGGCAGCAAGGCCGCGCTCGTGCAGGCGGTCGCGCTACGCACGCTCGCCGAGTTCACCGAAGGCATCCAGCAACGGCTCAACGCGGCACCCGACGTGCTCTCCGGAGTGCACTCCGCCACCGTCTACACCATCGAACACGCCAAGGAGAACCGGCTTGTCGCCGCGGCGCTCGGCACCGACGTCGCGGAGGACCTGCTCCCGCTGCTGACCACGCGGGGCGAGCCGATCCTGCGGGCCGCCACCGAGGTCTCGATGGCCTACCTGCGGGACCGGCTGCCCGAGCTGCGTGACACCGAGTTCGTCGCCGAGACCATGACGCGGTTGACGATGAGCTACCTGGTGCTGCCCGGCCACTCTGCCGAAGAGGCCGCCGACGGGGTAAGGGCCGTGATCGCCTCGCTCATCGAATCATCCACAACGAAGTGA
- a CDS encoding HAD family hydrolase, whose amino-acid sequence MGRCVGFDLDMTLIDPRPGMVAAMEQLARESGLDLDAELFASRLGPPLDHVLRGFEAPEERIPDLVSRFREIYPGLVIPSTVVLPGARAAIDAVRDAGGTSLVVTGKYERNAALHLEAHGPEVDVLVGDLWATGKAAALKRHNAFAYVGDHVGDIRGALAAGAIAVGVTTGPCTRAELLAAGAHVVLDSLVEFPGWLAASADGARVPER is encoded by the coding sequence GTGGGAAGGTGCGTCGGCTTCGACCTGGACATGACACTGATCGATCCGCGACCCGGCATGGTCGCGGCGATGGAACAACTGGCTCGCGAATCCGGTCTCGACCTCGACGCCGAACTGTTCGCCTCTCGCCTCGGACCACCGCTTGACCACGTGCTGCGGGGGTTCGAGGCGCCGGAGGAGCGCATCCCGGACCTGGTGTCGCGGTTCCGTGAGATCTACCCCGGACTGGTCATCCCGAGCACCGTGGTGCTACCGGGTGCCCGCGCCGCGATCGACGCCGTCCGCGACGCCGGAGGAACCTCGCTCGTGGTCACCGGCAAGTACGAGCGCAACGCCGCGCTCCACCTGGAGGCGCACGGTCCCGAGGTGGATGTGCTTGTCGGTGATCTGTGGGCCACCGGGAAGGCCGCCGCGCTGAAGCGGCACAACGCGTTCGCCTACGTCGGCGACCACGTCGGTGACATCCGGGGCGCACTGGCGGCGGGCGCGATCGCGGTAGGGGTCACGACCGGGCCGTGTACCCGAGCCGAACTGCTCGCCGCGGGCGCCCACGTGGTGCTCGACTCACTCGTGGAGTTCCCAGGCTGGCTGGCGGCTAGCGCTGACGGTGCTCGCGTACCAGAGCGATGA
- a CDS encoding cold-shock protein — protein MPTGKVKWYDADKGFGFVTQDGGEDVYIRKSALPQGVEALKAGQRLEFGVADGRRGPQALSVRLLDPPPSVAEARRRPAEELHGLIEDMIKLLEMRVQPDLRRGRYPDRKHTKRIAEVMRAVARDLDP, from the coding sequence GTGCCGACCGGCAAGGTCAAGTGGTACGACGCGGATAAGGGATTCGGCTTCGTCACGCAGGACGGCGGCGAGGACGTCTACATTCGGAAATCCGCGCTACCGCAGGGCGTGGAGGCCCTCAAGGCCGGCCAGCGGTTGGAGTTCGGTGTAGCCGACGGCAGGCGCGGACCGCAGGCTCTCTCTGTCCGGCTGCTGGACCCGCCGCCTTCGGTGGCGGAGGCCCGTCGCCGTCCTGCCGAGGAGTTGCACGGGCTCATCGAGGACATGATCAAGCTGCTGGAGATGCGGGTGCAGCCGGACCTGCGCAGGGGTCGCTACCCCGACCGCAAGCACACCAAGCGCATCGCCGAGGTCATGCGGGCCGTCGCACGCGATCTCGACCCCTGA
- a CDS encoding DUF2771 family protein — protein sequence MRRLVVALLAGGAVTVAGCSAPSAPEITFYADGESATAEALSYCDAKLTSCETGGEPANLRVREGKPVQVSLPSDVSSTPWALNVQFLGADGKPRPVRQQVFTDGKQHAYTVVPDSPGDQLLVVEVQQLGAAYAADEQGNPIVDENGQPQLVVRGVWSLQIEPAGRR from the coding sequence ATGCGACGTCTGGTAGTAGCACTTCTCGCGGGTGGCGCGGTCACAGTGGCGGGGTGCTCCGCGCCTTCGGCACCCGAGATCACCTTCTACGCCGACGGCGAGAGCGCGACGGCAGAAGCACTCAGCTACTGCGACGCCAAGCTGACCTCCTGCGAGACCGGTGGCGAACCCGCGAACCTGCGCGTGCGCGAGGGCAAGCCCGTGCAGGTGTCGCTGCCCTCGGACGTCTCGTCGACGCCGTGGGCGCTCAACGTGCAGTTCCTCGGCGCGGACGGCAAGCCCCGCCCGGTCCGCCAGCAGGTCTTCACCGACGGCAAGCAACACGCATACACGGTGGTCCCCGACTCGCCCGGCGACCAACTGCTCGTCGTGGAGGTCCAGCAACTGGGAGCCGCCTACGCGGCCGACGAGCAGGGCAACCCGATCGTGGACGAGAACGGGCAGCCACAACTCGTCGTGCGCGGCGTGTGGTCACTTCAGATCGAACCCGCGGGGCGGCGCTGA
- a CDS encoding MFS transporter, producing the protein MGSARKGKRKWTPEPGASQPAVDRTRAQHPAPPPARGYPPPPPTADEAPTSAMPTQPARPSRGARPYPPPPPPPRGPVPPRRERPGYEYYDTGGYAPGQPRDAEEEPTARHGFDAGGADQRVPKKLTVTRVAALRGRQLSGQAVAAFRKAATADGADKSGLTSLTYAVMLNYASDAAMAVALANTLFFAASSGESRGRVALYLLITIAPFALVAPVIGPALDRIQRGRRLAMSVASSGQALMCVLMALNFDSWVLYPAALGKMVLSKSFMVLKAAVTPRVLPPEITLSKTNARLAVFGLAAGGVFGALASGVNWAFGSAGALWFTALICAVGAAQAMRIPSWVEVTEGEVPASLTARRPALKPRRPMARHVVVALWGNGSIRVLTGFLMMFAAFAVKAQTEDSGQSPFMQLLLLGIIGAAAGAGGFLGNALGSRLHFGKYDQVILGSLAGTLAATILAAIFSGIATAAVVGLVGATASALAKNSLDAVIQHDMPEESRASAFGRSETVLQLAWVSGGAVGLLLPPTYWIGFLVVSLLLALGLAQTWLVRNGSSLLPSFGRGRALRPDPTRVADGS; encoded by the coding sequence ATGGGTTCGGCTCGCAAGGGGAAGCGGAAATGGACGCCCGAACCGGGGGCGAGCCAACCGGCAGTCGACCGTACGCGTGCTCAGCACCCGGCGCCACCTCCGGCAAGGGGCTATCCCCCACCACCGCCGACCGCCGACGAGGCACCCACTTCGGCGATGCCCACGCAGCCCGCGAGGCCGAGCAGGGGCGCGCGGCCGTACCCGCCACCACCTCCCCCACCACGCGGGCCGGTGCCGCCCCGGCGTGAGCGGCCCGGCTACGAGTACTACGACACCGGCGGCTACGCCCCTGGTCAACCCAGGGACGCCGAGGAGGAGCCGACAGCGCGGCACGGCTTCGACGCGGGCGGGGCCGACCAACGGGTGCCCAAGAAGCTCACTGTCACGCGGGTGGCGGCTTTGCGCGGTCGCCAGCTCAGCGGCCAGGCCGTGGCCGCCTTCCGCAAGGCCGCCACGGCCGACGGGGCGGACAAGTCCGGGCTGACGTCGCTGACCTACGCGGTGATGCTGAACTACGCCAGTGACGCGGCGATGGCGGTAGCGCTGGCGAACACGCTGTTCTTCGCGGCGAGCAGCGGGGAGAGCAGGGGCAGGGTCGCGCTGTACCTGCTGATCACGATCGCCCCGTTCGCGCTGGTGGCACCGGTGATCGGCCCCGCACTGGACCGCATCCAGCGCGGCCGCAGGTTGGCCATGTCCGTCGCCTCCTCAGGGCAGGCCCTGATGTGTGTGCTGATGGCATTGAACTTCGACAGCTGGGTGCTCTACCCGGCCGCGCTCGGCAAGATGGTGCTCTCGAAGTCGTTCATGGTGCTCAAGGCCGCCGTTACACCGAGGGTGCTGCCGCCGGAGATCACCCTGTCGAAGACCAACGCGAGACTCGCCGTCTTCGGGTTGGCGGCCGGGGGTGTCTTCGGGGCGCTGGCAAGTGGGGTGAACTGGGCGTTCGGTTCCGCGGGCGCGCTGTGGTTCACCGCGCTGATCTGCGCCGTCGGCGCCGCGCAGGCCATGCGTATCCCGTCGTGGGTCGAGGTCACCGAGGGCGAGGTGCCCGCTTCGCTCACCGCGCGAAGGCCCGCGCTCAAGCCACGCAGACCGATGGCTCGACACGTTGTCGTCGCACTGTGGGGCAACGGCTCGATCCGGGTGCTCACCGGGTTCCTGATGATGTTCGCCGCGTTCGCGGTCAAGGCGCAGACAGAGGACAGCGGGCAGAGTCCGTTCATGCAACTGCTGCTGCTGGGCATCATCGGAGCCGCGGCGGGCGCTGGTGGCTTCCTCGGCAACGCGCTGGGCTCCAGGCTGCACTTCGGCAAGTACGACCAGGTCATCCTCGGTTCCCTCGCGGGCACGTTGGCCGCGACGATATTGGCCGCGATCTTCTCCGGCATCGCGACGGCCGCCGTCGTGGGACTTGTCGGTGCCACCGCGAGCGCGCTGGCCAAGAACAGCCTCGACGCCGTCATCCAGCACGACATGCCGGAGGAGTCGCGTGCCTCCGCGTTCGGCCGTTCGGAGACCGTGCTGCAACTCGCCTGGGTGTCCGGCGGGGCTGTCGGGCTGCTGCTGCCGCCCACCTACTGGATCGGTTTCCTCGTGGTTTCGCTGCTGCTCGCGCTCGGGCTCGCCCAGACGTGGTTGGTCAGGAACGGTTCTTCGCTGCTGCCCTCGTTCGGCCGTGGGCGTGCGCTGCGACCCGATCCCACCCGCGTAGCCGACGGCTCGTAG
- a CDS encoding glutaminyl-peptide cyclotransferase, whose protein sequence is MIRAAGTAGRRLPGAVAVLALVIVLAACGAPPSEPAPNEPARVERLRVEVVKVLPHDGEAFTQGLEIHDGTLYEGTGLVGESTLRAGPLGAEPEVVVSLPKPLFGEGIAVVGSRVWQLTWRSGIAIERDRDTLAQRRRVRYEGEGWGLCHQPDRQRLVMSDGSAKLTFRDPRTFAALSSVVVTEGGEPRDELNELECVDGAVYANVWHSDEILRIDPDTGRVTARIDASGLLDEGERAEADVLNGIAALEGSDEFVLTGKLWPKMFRVRFVSTT, encoded by the coding sequence GTGATAAGGGCTGCGGGAACTGCCGGGCGACGACTGCCGGGCGCGGTTGCGGTGCTGGCACTGGTGATCGTGCTGGCCGCATGCGGTGCGCCGCCAAGTGAGCCTGCGCCGAACGAGCCTGCGAGGGTAGAGCGACTGCGGGTCGAGGTAGTCAAGGTGCTGCCGCACGACGGTGAGGCGTTCACACAGGGACTGGAGATTCACGACGGGACCCTCTACGAGGGAACCGGGCTCGTCGGTGAGTCCACGTTGCGGGCGGGACCGCTCGGAGCTGAGCCCGAGGTCGTCGTCTCGCTGCCGAAGCCACTGTTCGGCGAGGGCATCGCCGTGGTCGGTTCCCGCGTGTGGCAGCTCACCTGGCGCAGCGGCATCGCCATCGAACGCGACCGCGACACCCTTGCGCAGCGGCGCAGGGTCCGCTATGAGGGCGAAGGCTGGGGACTGTGCCACCAACCGGATCGGCAGCGGTTGGTGATGAGCGACGGGTCGGCGAAGCTGACCTTCCGTGACCCGCGGACCTTCGCCGCACTGTCTTCGGTGGTGGTCACGGAGGGCGGCGAGCCGCGTGACGAGCTGAACGAACTGGAGTGCGTCGACGGTGCGGTGTACGCCAACGTCTGGCACAGCGACGAGATCCTGCGCATCGACCCCGACACCGGCAGGGTCACCGCCCGCATCGACGCATCCGGGCTGCTGGACGAGGGCGAGCGTGCGGAGGCCGACGTGCTCAACGGCATCGCGGCGCTGGAGGGTTCGGACGAGTTCGTGCTGACCGGCAAGCTCTGGCCCAAGATGTTCAGGGTGCGGTTCGTCTCGACCACGTGA
- a CDS encoding DUF3027 domain-containing protein — protein MTLLLTLDDGTLRRKLFDAVELARESAVLDAGAENVGEHVGVEVEDSVSATHLFDSRLPGYRGWRWSVTVATTGHDEPVTVSEVVHTPGSDAIVAPKWVPWERRVRQGDLGIGDIFPTAADDLRLAPAYLATDDPEVEEVARETGLGRVRVMSRYGRQQAAQRWHRGEYGPRSDMARSAPGTCGTCGFYLRLAGSLRAAFGVCGNEISPADGHVVHAEFGCGAHSEIEVEASSPVPVADLFYDDSLLDTEPVG, from the coding sequence ATGACCCTGCTGCTCACCCTCGACGACGGCACACTGCGCCGGAAGCTGTTCGATGCGGTGGAGTTGGCCCGCGAGTCCGCTGTGCTCGACGCGGGTGCCGAGAACGTGGGCGAGCACGTCGGAGTCGAGGTCGAGGACTCCGTTTCGGCGACCCACCTGTTCGACTCGCGGCTTCCCGGATACCGGGGCTGGCGGTGGTCTGTCACTGTCGCGACGACCGGGCACGACGAGCCGGTGACCGTCAGCGAGGTGGTGCACACCCCGGGTTCCGACGCCATCGTCGCCCCGAAATGGGTGCCGTGGGAGCGGCGGGTGCGGCAAGGCGACCTCGGTATCGGGGACATCTTCCCGACCGCGGCCGACGACCTTCGGCTCGCTCCCGCCTACCTGGCCACCGACGACCCCGAGGTCGAAGAGGTGGCGCGCGAGACCGGACTCGGCAGGGTCAGGGTGATGTCGCGCTACGGCAGGCAGCAGGCGGCGCAGCGGTGGCACCGTGGCGAGTACGGTCCGCGCTCCGACATGGCTCGCAGCGCTCCAGGCACGTGCGGAACGTGCGGCTTCTACCTGCGGCTGGCGGGGTCGTTGCGTGCCGCGTTCGGCGTCTGCGGCAACGAGATCTCACCCGCGGACGGTCATGTCGTGCACGCCGAGTTCGGTTGCGGAGCGCATTCCGAGATCGAGGTCGAGGCCAGCTCCCCGGTTCCGGTCGCGGACCTGTTCTACGACGACTCCCTGCTCGACACCGAGCCCGTCGGCTGA
- a CDS encoding sacsin N-terminal ATP-binding-like domain-containing protein gives MLRAWRDSPTRFTEDTNAEHDLRVGGYRDRLFVELAQNAADAAAQAGVEGRIRVRVIDGELRVANTGAPLDAEGVASLASLRASGKRGGTVGRFGVGFAAVLAVTSRPRIVSRSGGVSFSQTRTREAAGREGDVPILRLPWPLPPTEPPVPDGFDTEVRLPLRPPPGEVLELIRSEVADLLLALPALTEVDVEGQVWTRRDDGELVELTSPDQHRTRWLTHQGESCVWAVPVSETGAPVPITDDVLHAPTPTDERVSLPARLLASVAVEPSRRRVLAGAESRRALAEAARAYPGLVRRLPPRHRLALVPPAGFPASEVDSTLRELLVRRLSEDEWLPAAVGGELAGARARVLGPDLPDLVELLADVVPGLVAAPLCGGQAARTLASVGASPVDTAAIVDAVTGIERDPAWWRRLYEVLLDGVERHQVAADELGAMPVPLTDGRTVAGPRTALLLDDVDLAGDLDLAGPRVVHPRAAHPLLERLGAVRAGAGELLRDPALREAVEGSVEDALAGVDVLPLVRTVLRLATRAVAEGLGALALPDRTGGWRRADELVLPGSRLLDVLDTEAIGAQAPLDVLDTDLAARWPAEVLTQVGVLDGFKAPAEDDAESTGAGADPPIADLDLVADDAWPGAVRLLASDPRTRRVLVEPSGRVRRWLADNALLAGQPPGQWRLRDAESLAGLFDPVPDVDLPGDLLVAMGVRSDLTVVDGQDAEWLCARLAEEARSVPPGLVLRAHSALSRVSPEDVRPPAAVRTLDGSVTDAADAVVLDAPWLLGLWPHSGLVATLDFAEAPALADVLDLPLASEETTAEVESEGEFVAWRELPAIAEVADLLGVAPAEGGLFVHETLTVGGRPVPWWYDTALHTSDTAEGLARAFAWATERWPQRALIAALLDDPGAATLLG, from the coding sequence GTGCTGCGGGCCTGGCGGGACTCGCCGACCCGGTTCACCGAGGACACCAACGCCGAGCACGACCTGCGAGTCGGCGGGTACCGCGACCGGCTGTTCGTCGAACTGGCACAGAACGCGGCCGATGCGGCCGCACAGGCCGGAGTCGAGGGCCGCATCAGGGTTCGGGTAATCGACGGTGAGCTGAGGGTCGCCAACACCGGCGCTCCACTGGACGCCGAAGGCGTGGCCTCGCTCGCCTCGCTGCGGGCCTCGGGCAAGCGCGGGGGCACGGTGGGCCGTTTCGGGGTCGGCTTCGCCGCGGTGCTGGCCGTCACCTCGCGCCCGCGAATCGTGTCCCGCAGCGGTGGGGTGTCGTTCTCGCAGACCCGCACCCGGGAAGCGGCTGGGCGGGAGGGTGACGTGCCGATCCTGCGGTTGCCGTGGCCGCTGCCGCCGACCGAGCCCCCGGTGCCGGATGGTTTCGACACCGAGGTCCGCCTGCCGCTGCGCCCTCCGCCGGGCGAGGTGCTCGAGTTGATCCGGTCCGAGGTCGCGGACCTGCTGCTGGCGCTGCCCGCGCTGACCGAGGTCGACGTGGAGGGACAGGTGTGGACCCGCCGCGACGACGGCGAACTCGTCGAGTTGACCTCACCGGACCAGCACCGCACCCGGTGGCTCACGCATCAGGGCGAGAGCTGTGTGTGGGCGGTTCCCGTTTCGGAAACCGGCGCGCCCGTGCCGATCACCGACGACGTGCTGCATGCTCCGACGCCGACCGACGAGCGGGTCAGCCTGCCCGCTCGCCTGCTGGCGTCGGTGGCGGTCGAGCCTTCCCGCCGTCGCGTGCTCGCGGGCGCCGAAAGCAGGCGGGCGTTGGCCGAGGCGGCCCGCGCCTACCCCGGCCTTGTCCGGCGGTTGCCGCCGCGACATCGGCTCGCGCTTGTGCCGCCCGCTGGCTTTCCGGCCTCGGAGGTGGACAGCACGCTGCGCGAGTTGCTCGTCCGGCGGCTGTCAGAGGATGAGTGGTTGCCCGCCGCGGTAGGCGGGGAGCTGGCAGGGGCACGTGCGAGGGTGCTCGGCCCCGACCTGCCCGACCTCGTCGAGTTGCTCGCCGACGTGGTGCCTGGGCTTGTCGCGGCCCCGCTGTGCGGCGGGCAGGCGGCGCGCACGCTCGCCTCGGTAGGCGCGAGCCCCGTTGACACCGCCGCGATCGTCGACGCGGTCACCGGCATCGAGCGCGACCCCGCCTGGTGGCGGCGGCTGTACGAGGTGCTGCTCGACGGGGTGGAGCGACACCAGGTCGCCGCCGACGAGCTCGGCGCGATGCCGGTGCCGCTGACCGACGGCCGCACCGTTGCCGGTCCCAGGACGGCGCTGCTGCTGGACGATGTGGACCTGGCCGGGGATCTGGACCTTGCAGGGCCTCGCGTGGTGCACCCGAGGGCGGCGCACCCGCTGCTCGAACGGCTCGGTGCGGTGCGCGCGGGTGCTGGTGAGCTGCTTCGCGACCCCGCGCTGCGGGAGGCGGTCGAGGGCAGCGTGGAGGATGCGCTGGCGGGTGTGGACGTGCTGCCGCTGGTGCGCACGGTGCTGCGGTTGGCGACGCGCGCCGTCGCCGAAGGGCTCGGCGCGCTTGCGTTGCCCGACCGCACAGGCGGCTGGCGGCGCGCCGACGAACTGGTGCTGCCCGGTTCCCGGCTGCTCGATGTGCTCGACACCGAGGCGATCGGTGCGCAGGCGCCACTGGATGTGCTCGACACCGACCTCGCGGCGCGCTGGCCCGCCGAGGTGTTGACGCAGGTTGGGGTACTCGACGGTTTCAAGGCGCCTGCCGAGGACGACGCCGAGAGCACCGGGGCGGGCGCCGACCCGCCCATCGCCGATCTCGACCTGGTCGCCGACGACGCCTGGCCGGGTGCGGTGCGGCTGCTCGCATCGGACCCGCGAACCAGGCGGGTGCTGGTGGAACCGAGCGGCCGGGTGCGGAGGTGGCTGGCGGACAACGCGCTGCTGGCCGGTCAGCCGCCAGGGCAGTGGCGGCTGCGCGACGCCGAGTCGTTGGCCGGGTTGTTCGATCCGGTTCCGGATGTTGACCTGCCCGGCGACCTGCTCGTGGCGATGGGTGTTCGCTCGGATCTGACTGTTGTGGACGGGCAGGACGCGGAGTGGTTGTGTGCCCGGCTCGCAGAGGAGGCCAGGTCGGTGCCGCCCGGTCTGGTGCTGCGGGCACATTCGGCGCTCTCGCGGGTTTCGCCGGAGGACGTGCGCCCGCCCGCCGCCGTGCGCACGCTCGACGGCTCCGTGACCGACGCCGCCGACGCCGTGGTGCTGGACGCGCCGTGGCTGCTGGGGCTGTGGCCGCACAGCGGGCTCGTCGCCACGCTCGACTTCGCCGAGGCTCCCGCGCTGGCCGACGTGCTCGACCTGCCGCTGGCGAGTGAGGAGACGACCGCGGAAGTGGAAAGCGAAGGCGAGTTCGTCGCCTGGCGGGAGTTACCCGCGATCGCCGAGGTCGCCGACCTGCTCGGTGTCGCCCCGGCGGAGGGCGGGCTGTTCGTGCACGAGACGCTCACCGTCGGCGGGCGCCCGGTTCCGTGGTGGTACGACACGGCACTGCACACCTCCGACACCGCGGAGGGGCTTGCAAGGGCCTTCGCGTGGGCCACCGAGCGCTGGCCACAACGGGCGCTGATCGCGGCGCTGCTCGACGATCCAGGGGCCGCCACGCTGCTCGGCTGA
- a CDS encoding DUF2530 domain-containing protein: MDVPSDPSRTKGRFRPTPQLPRSLVNLWPPMILGTVLWFLAFAVLLITGVRGVWLWTTLAGGGLGIVGMGIMLWQRATARRGSRPTPHGL; this comes from the coding sequence GTGGACGTACCCAGCGACCCTTCCCGCACCAAGGGGCGGTTCCGTCCCACGCCGCAGCTGCCGAGGTCACTGGTCAACCTCTGGCCGCCGATGATCCTAGGCACCGTGTTGTGGTTTCTCGCCTTCGCCGTGCTGCTCATCACTGGGGTGCGGGGCGTGTGGTTGTGGACGACGCTGGCGGGCGGCGGCCTCGGCATCGTGGGCATGGGCATCATGCTGTGGCAGCGCGCCACCGCAAGGCGCGGTTCCCGCCCGACGCCGCACGGCCTGTAG
- a CDS encoding NCS2 family permease, producing MAEATAERKLKSRLDRFFRISERGSTPGREVRGGLVTFVTMAYIIVLNPLILGSFSEGPGANADATGAILPVPQVAAVTALVAGVLTILMGVVANYPFALAAGLGINALVAVNIAPQMTWPAAMGLVMVNGIVVLLLVVTGVRKIVFNAVPAQLKAGIAVGIGLFISLIGLVDAGFVRRIPDAAGTTVPVELGIGGSIASWPTAVFVVGLVIMGVLVARNVKGAILIGVVAATVLSIIVEAVAGVGPSGGTDPKGWNLGYPALPEDVIGLPDLSLLGQVSFDAWVQVPALTAALFVFTLVLTDFFDTIGTMTGLGRQAGLVNRDGQLPNVGKTLFVDSLGAIAGGAASASSNTVYIESASGIAEGARTGLANVVTGLLFIAAMFFTPLYEVVPIEAAAPALVVVGALMIRQVADIDFRDFSVALPAFLTIVVMPFTYSIANGIGAGFVSYVLIQAATGHARRVHPLMWVVSATFIVYFGLGPIREALGG from the coding sequence ATGGCAGAAGCGACCGCGGAGCGGAAGCTGAAGTCGCGACTGGACCGGTTCTTCCGGATCAGCGAGCGTGGCTCCACACCGGGCAGGGAGGTGCGCGGTGGGCTGGTGACGTTCGTGACGATGGCCTACATCATCGTGCTGAACCCGCTCATTCTCGGCAGCTTCTCCGAAGGGCCCGGCGCCAACGCGGACGCGACCGGGGCGATCCTGCCGGTCCCGCAGGTCGCGGCGGTGACGGCGCTGGTGGCGGGTGTGCTGACCATTCTGATGGGAGTGGTGGCGAACTATCCGTTCGCGTTGGCGGCCGGTCTCGGCATCAACGCACTCGTCGCGGTGAACATCGCGCCGCAGATGACCTGGCCTGCCGCCATGGGACTCGTCATGGTCAACGGCATCGTTGTGCTGCTGCTCGTGGTCACTGGGGTGCGCAAGATAGTGTTCAACGCGGTACCCGCGCAGCTCAAGGCGGGCATCGCGGTCGGGATCGGCCTGTTCATCAGCCTCATCGGTCTGGTCGACGCCGGCTTCGTGCGCCGCATCCCCGACGCGGCGGGCACCACGGTTCCGGTGGAGCTGGGCATCGGTGGCTCGATCGCGTCGTGGCCGACGGCGGTGTTCGTGGTGGGCCTCGTGATCATGGGCGTGCTGGTGGCCAGGAACGTCAAGGGCGCCATCCTGATCGGTGTGGTGGCGGCGACGGTGCTGTCGATCATCGTCGAGGCCGTCGCGGGCGTCGGTCCCTCCGGCGGCACGGACCCCAAGGGCTGGAACCTCGGCTATCCGGCGCTGCCGGAGGACGTCATCGGCCTGCCCGACCTGTCGCTGCTCGGCCAGGTGTCCTTCGACGCGTGGGTGCAGGTGCCCGCGCTCACTGCCGCGCTGTTCGTCTTCACCCTGGTGCTCACCGACTTCTTCGACACCATCGGAACGATGACCGGCCTCGGCAGGCAGGCGGGCCTGGTGAACCGCGACGGCCAGTTGCCCAACGTCGGCAAGACCCTGTTCGTCGACTCCCTCGGCGCCATCGCCGGTGGCGCGGCCTCGGCCAGTTCCAACACCGTCTACATCGAGTCGGCCTCCGGTATCGCGGAGGGCGCGAGGACGGGTCTGGCCAATGTGGTCACCGGGTTGCTGTTCATCGCCGCGATGTTCTTCACCCCGCTTTACGAGGTGGTGCCGATCGAGGCCGCCGCGCCCGCGCTGGTGGTTGTCGGCGCGCTGATGATCCGCCAGGTTGCCGACATCGACTTCCGGGACTTCTCGGTCGCGCTTCCCGCGTTTCTGACGATCGTGGTGATGCCGTTCACCTACTCGATCGCCAACGGTATCGGAGCGGGCTTCGTGAGCTACGTGCTCATCCAGGCCGCGACGGGGCACGCCAGGCGGGTCCACCCGCTGATGTGGGTCGTTTCCGCCACGTTCATCGTCTACTTCGGTTTGGGCCCGATCCGCGAGGCGCTCGGCGGCTGA
- a CDS encoding ArsR/SmtB family transcription factor produces MSAAELAELASLLADRTRARFCLALLDGRAWTAGELASLAGVAPATASEHLDRLLAGGLLGERRQGRHRYVRLADHRAAHLIEGLLSHLDPTAERHRTLRTAAASSALASGRTCYDHLAGRLGVAITDAMTARGLLDLSHGCALTGDGMDWLTGALRIAPDELRAGRRPLVKCCLDATERRSHLAGAAGAKLCLRMFDNGWVKRIGTGRAVRLTPSGVAALQELLAIDTDSLAAGRAD; encoded by the coding sequence GTGTCCGCTGCCGAACTCGCCGAGCTGGCAAGCCTGCTCGCCGACCGCACGCGCGCGCGGTTCTGCCTCGCGCTGCTCGACGGCAGGGCCTGGACGGCGGGTGAACTGGCCTCGCTCGCGGGCGTGGCACCCGCGACCGCGAGCGAACACCTCGACCGGCTCCTCGCCGGTGGACTGCTCGGGGAGCGAAGGCAGGGCAGGCACCGCTACGTGCGACTCGCGGACCACAGAGCCGCCCACCTGATCGAAGGGCTCCTCTCACACCTCGATCCCACGGCCGAACGTCATCGCACGCTGCGCACGGCGGCGGCGTCTTCGGCACTGGCCAGCGGGCGTACCTGCTACGACCACCTCGCCGGCAGGCTCGGCGTGGCCATCACCGACGCGATGACCGCTCGCGGGCTGCTCGACCTTTCCCACGGCTGCGCACTTACCGGCGACGGCATGGACTGGCTCACCGGCGCGCTGCGGATCGCGCCCGACGAGCTGCGGGCGGGCCGCAGACCGCTGGTGAAGTGCTGCCTTGACGCCACAGAGCGCCGCTCGCACCTGGCTGGTGCCGCCGGCGCGAAGCTGTGCCTGCGGATGTTCGACAACGGCTGGGTCAAGCGCATCGGCACCGGCCGCGCCGTGCGACTGACCCCCTCGGGCGTGGCCGCACTCCAGGAGTTGCTTGCCATCGACACCGACTCGCTCGCCGCCGGCAGAGCTGACTGA